GCATGCTGCATCTGGAAACGCGGCTCGGCGCCGTCATCAATATGTCGCTGGTGCGCGAACTCGGGCCGGTGCTGGCCGCCACCATGTTGGCCGGTCGCGTGGGCAGCGCCATGGCTGCCGAACTCGGCACCATGCGCGTCACCGAGCAGATCGACGCCTTGGCCAGCATGGGCGCCAACCCCATTCAATACCTTGTCGTTCCCCGCTTTCTCGGCTGTCTGGTGCTGATCCCCATCCTCACCATCATGGCCGACTTCATGGGCGTGGTGGGCGGCTGGTTCTATAGCATCGTGCTGCTCGACATCGATTCGCATCACTACTGGGAACACTCGCAGTTTTTTATCGGCGCGTTCGATGTCTTCAGCGGTGTCTTCAAAAGCCTCTTTTTCGGCGCGGCCATCGCCCTGGTGAGTTGCCATCGCGGCTTCTATTGCGATCCCGGCGCCGAAGGGGTGGGCCGCGCCGCCACCGGCGCCTTTGTCACCTCCTTTGTCCTGATCCTCATTGTCGATTTGCAACTCGGCATCGTCATCAATTCGGTTTACTACACCTTGTGGCCAGACGCTGGAAAGCTCTTCTAACGCCTCTCGGAACGACAGGTAAACAAGCCAGGTGGTCCTGTTTCGATAGTTTGAGACCCTTAGCTCATTGAGTCGCATGGTCGATTCCGCTCGCAACACAAGCGCCGCGCCGCTGGTCGAAGTCGACCACGTGCATGTCAGCTTCGGCCGGCAGCGCGTGCTGCGCGATGTGAGCCTGTCGATCCCCCGCGGACAAACGCTGGCCATCATTGGCGAAAGTGGCTGCGGCAAGACCGTGCTCCTCAAAACGCTCATCGCGCTGGTGCATCCCACGCGTGGCCAGGTGCGCTTCGATCACCAAGACCTGAGCCTGCTCGGCGAGCGCGAGCTGGCCAGCCAGCGCATCCGCTTTGGCTTCGTCTTTCAAATGGCCGCGCTTTTCGACAGCATGACCATCGGTCAGAACGTCGGCTTTCCGCTCCGGCAGCACACCGCCAAAAAAGACGCCGAAATCCGCGAGCTGGTCGTTACCCGACTGGCCGAGGTCGGCCTCCCCTCCAATGTTCTCTCCAAGAAGCCCGCCGAGTTGTCGGGCGGCATGCGCAAACGCGTGGGCCTGGCCCGCGCGCTGGCCCTCAATCCTGAGCTGGTGCTGTACGACGAGCCGACCACCGGACTCGATCCGATCATGAGCGACGTCATCAACGAGCTCATGATCAGCACCCGCCAGAAGCATGGCGTGACCAGTGTGCTGGTGACGCACGACATGAAGAGCGCCAAGAAAGTCGCCGATCGCATTGTGATGCTCTATCCCCTTTCGCGGCTGCGCGAAAACGAGCCACAGATCCTGTTCGACGGCACGCCCGAACAGATCGAGCGCTGCGGCGATTCGCGAGTCACGCAGTTTGTGCGGGGCGAGGCGGGTGAGCGACTTATGGAAATGGCCGAACAGGCAGAAGCAGAGAGCGGGGCCTAGACACGTCATGGACGAACGGGTCATCCAGTTTCGAGTCGGCGTGATGGTGCTGGCCGCGCTCATCATCACCGCCATCCTCGTGCTGCTCTTTGGCGAGCTGCCCGCCATGGTGCGCGGCACCTACACCGTCTATATGCACTTTCCCGAGGCCCACGACGTCTCCGCCGACTCTCCCGTGCGCAAAAGCGGCATCCTCATCGGCCGCGTCACCAGCGTCGAATTCGCCGAAGGTGGCGGCGTGCTCGTCACCGCCAAGATCCGCGACGAGATCACCCTCCGCCGCAACGAAATCGCCCGACTCAGCAGCTCGCTGTTGGGTGGCGACGGCGAAATCCAGATCGTCCCCTCCCCGCCAGACGCCAAGCTCCCCGACGAGCCCGTCAAATCGGGCGACCTAATCGTCGGTCAGGCGCCGCCGTCCGATCCGATCCAGGTCGTCGGTCGGCTCGAGGGAGACCTCTCCACCGCCATCACCTCCATCGGCCGCACCAGCGACCAGATCGGACAATTGGCGGGGCAAGTCAACGACCTCTTGCGTGGAAATGGCGAACAGTTCAGCCGCATCGTGACTAAAGTCGAGCGCACGCTCGACGGACTGCAAACGGCGGTCGGCTCTGTCAACGAGATGCTGGCCGATCCCGATGCGCCGCTGCCGCCACAGGCCGAGGGGCCCTTGCCCGAAGCCACGGCCATGAACCAACCCACCCCCGCCGGCGCCGCTGGCCAGCCGCAAACGGTGGTCATCGAGCCCCCCGACGAGGCGCTCACGCCGCGCAGTCGGGGCCAACTGCGCCGCGCGATGGAAGAATTACCGCAAATCATGAGCGATGTGCGCGACGCGGTGCAGCGCATCCAAAAGGCGGCCGATCTGGCGCAGCAGAATCTGGAAAACTTGGAAGGCTTCACCCGCCCCCTGGGCGAGCGCGGCGACGATCTGGTGAACAACATCGACACCAGCGTCGAAAAACTGGCCGTGGTGCTCGACAACGTCAGCACCTTCACGAACAACCTCAACAGTTCCAACGGGTCGCTCAGCCGACTCGTCAACGATCCCGAACTGTATCAACGCTTGAACGCCGTCGCCTGCAACTTGCAGGACCTCACCAGCGACCTGCGTCCCATCATCAAAGACGCGCGTGTCTTTTCCGACAAGATCGCCCGCCATCCAGAACGACTGGGCGTCCGCGGCGCCATCGACCGCAGTTCCGGCGTGAAATAGAACGCCGACGCAAGTCCAGCAAAACTCGTGTCCTCCGCCGGTCAAAGAAAGATCGGATATCGGTCTGCCACGCGGTCAAGAACGTGTTCGTTGGACACTCTCCTCGCGCTGCGTTTCGTGTGACACAATCCGCATGTCATGCGCAATGTGAAATTTGCTTAATGTTAAATCCCGTTTACACTGCGTGTTTTCACAGGCGCACCCTCTCCAGGGGGGGCGAAGCCTTCGTCACCCACGACTACAGTGGTGGCACATCACGCAACCTCGCCCCCATCCCTCACCAAACCACTTACCCAATACCTTTCGAACTGTCTGCAAGTTCGTAGCGGTTGCAGAGGGCGACCGCGACAACTCGGACCGACAGCAAAGAGGAGACGCTAGTGAATCGCAACACAGTGGCTGCAGCGGCAGCCCGCCAGCGACCCACGTTGTTCATCGCCTTGTGCGCGCTGGGCCTCGCCCTGCTATCTTCCGCGCACGCTCTGGCCTCCCCGGTCACGTTCGCCCTGACGACCAGTCAGAGCTCAATCAATCTGAACGTGAAGAACGCCAACATCTTTGGCACCACCTTGTCAGTCAGTGAGCAGGCCACCGGCAGCCTCAACTCAAAGTATTCCGGCAACATCGTGACCGACATCACCGGCACGTCGATCAGCCTGCCGGGCGGAAGCAATGCCGATGCCAGCGAGCTGTCTGGCCTGTTCGGCATCAAAGTCAATCTGGCTCCCGGCGTCGGCGGCGTTGGCGCGCTGGCCCCGGCCGACTACGGCGCCAAGCTTGATGCGCCGATTGGCATCGATATCCCCGCCATTGATCTGTCGTTCCTCAACATCCCCGGCCTCTCCACCATCGATTTCGGCGCGTTCCAGTCGGTCGTCGTCAACATGGCCCTGCGCAATGTGGTGGCCGACGTCACCAGCCCGGGCTATCTTCCCCGCAGCGGCGTCCCCAACAACACCACCTTCGATTCGTCGCAACTAGGCTTGAGCCTTTCCGGCGACATCGACTTCGCCATCGGCGCCGTGCTCCGCGCCGGCGACTACTTGTCGTACACCGCCAATAACTTGGCATTGCAAGGCTTGGCCTCCGCGCTCAACGCGCAGATCCCCAATCTGATCAATGTCACTGGCTACAATGTGCTCAACTTCGGCGGGCCGTATGACCTGACGCTGTCGCTCGGCACGGGCTTCAAGTTCAGCGGCGTCAATGTCGCCAACGAAGACGCCAGCCTCGGCAAGCTGTCGACCATCCCCGGCAACAAGTTGCAGTTGACGTTGCCCGTCAGCTTCAACGCGATTCCCGATCTGAGCGGACTCGGCTCTTTCTCGGGCATCTTTTCCAGCCTGGTCAACATGAACATGGCCATGAGCGGCCAATTGGTGGGCACCGTCTCGCGTAACGGCCTCATCATTCCCGAGCCGGCCAGCGTGGTCACGTTCGGCATCGGTTTCTTGGCGCTGGCCTTCTACGGCTGGCGTCGTCAGGCCGGCTAACGCCTAACAGAGTGATCATCACAACCCTCGCGGCCGCCGGTTCCATCAGGAGTCGGCGGCCGTTTTTTTTTCGCGGCAACGCGCTGGCCGCCATGTGATTTATAAGTTACAATCGATGGCCAGGAAATGGTTGAAATTCGCCGCTATATCACCGAGTCCGGCAAAGATCCGTTTGGCGAATGGGTACAAGAATTGTCCGATCACCGGGCACGCGCGAAAGGACGCGCCAGCGATGAAACACAAGGCCAGTATTTCGCACGACGAGGCGACCATTCGCGAACTGCGAGACAACCCCGCCTATGCCGCCGAATACCTTCAGGCTGCCCTGGAGGAATCGGATGAGCCGCAGGTGCTGCTGATCGCCTTGCGACATTTGGCCGAAACCAAGGGGGGCATTGCCAAAGTCGCCCAGGCGGCCGGCATCCAACGCGAGAGCCTCTACCGCGCGCTCTCGACCAAAGGCAACCCACGACTCTCCACCTTAACCGCCGTCATCAAGGCAATTGGACTGCGCCTCACCGTCGAAACGGCGAAGTGACGCGCTCACGCGCATGCTACCTTGAAAGTTCACCTCGCGCCAGTCAGTCTTCGCCACCGCTGCAACCGCGCCAAGCGCCACATTCAAGAAGTCAAGCAGTCAACCGGCCATCGCCGCTCGATTCGTCGCGACCTGCGACCGAAATCCGCTGGCGCCCTAGCGCCCCGCAATGGGGTGGTATAGTTGCGATGCCGGTGGCAATGACGCCGCTCGCGTTCCGCATGACAGGTGGTTGCGATCAGCCCACCCGTCAAATCGCACGAGGCGCACCAGATCAGTGCCTGGTTTCGCAGGAAGCAAAATCGCGCGCCCTTGGCTACGGCCAGTCGCCAGCGCGCTCGTAGCGCTTGGGATTGCCCCCTTGGCTGTGGCTCAGCCTGCCACGCAGCCTCTCCCTTTCCCGCCCCCTGGCGATGCGGAACTGCTGGTTCCAACCGCTGCCGAGTTCCGCACGGCAATCGACATTCGTCCCGCGGTCGCCGATTTGAATCGCGGGCTCGAACTCGAAGACGCGGGCTCGGCCACTTGCGTCGACGCCTATTACGGCGCGGCCAGCGCCGCCTGGCGCTACCTGGCGCATGCCGAAGTCGGCTTCGA
This is a stretch of genomic DNA from Pirellulales bacterium. It encodes these proteins:
- a CDS encoding ABC transporter permease, with protein sequence MATTTQDFDEAAGAGIAEAIAEWISDLGALIVDWIVAVGNIGQFAYQTMGWLLTRMPRRETLLPAFYQIGVLSLPVVALTGTFIGMVLAVQSYAQFRMLHLETRLGAVINMSLVRELGPVLAATMLAGRVGSAMAAELGTMRVTEQIDALASMGANPIQYLVVPRFLGCLVLIPILTIMADFMGVVGGWFYSIVLLDIDSHHYWEHSQFFIGAFDVFSGVFKSLFFGAAIALVSCHRGFYCDPGAEGVGRAATGAFVTSFVLILIVDLQLGIVINSVYYTLWPDAGKLF
- a CDS encoding ABC transporter ATP-binding protein; amino-acid sequence: MVDSARNTSAAPLVEVDHVHVSFGRQRVLRDVSLSIPRGQTLAIIGESGCGKTVLLKTLIALVHPTRGQVRFDHQDLSLLGERELASQRIRFGFVFQMAALFDSMTIGQNVGFPLRQHTAKKDAEIRELVVTRLAEVGLPSNVLSKKPAELSGGMRKRVGLARALALNPELVLYDEPTTGLDPIMSDVINELMISTRQKHGVTSVLVTHDMKSAKKVADRIVMLYPLSRLRENEPQILFDGTPEQIERCGDSRVTQFVRGEAGERLMEMAEQAEAESGA
- a CDS encoding MlaD family protein, producing MDERVIQFRVGVMVLAALIITAILVLLFGELPAMVRGTYTVYMHFPEAHDVSADSPVRKSGILIGRVTSVEFAEGGGVLVTAKIRDEITLRRNEIARLSSSLLGGDGEIQIVPSPPDAKLPDEPVKSGDLIVGQAPPSDPIQVVGRLEGDLSTAITSIGRTSDQIGQLAGQVNDLLRGNGEQFSRIVTKVERTLDGLQTAVGSVNEMLADPDAPLPPQAEGPLPEATAMNQPTPAGAAGQPQTVVIEPPDEALTPRSRGQLRRAMEELPQIMSDVRDAVQRIQKAADLAQQNLENLEGFTRPLGERGDDLVNNIDTSVEKLAVVLDNVSTFTNNLNSSNGSLSRLVNDPELYQRLNAVACNLQDLTSDLRPIIKDARVFSDKIARHPERLGVRGAIDRSSGVK
- a CDS encoding putative addiction module antidote protein — translated: MKHKASISHDEATIRELRDNPAYAAEYLQAALEESDEPQVLLIALRHLAETKGGIAKVAQAAGIQRESLYRALSTKGNPRLSTLTAVIKAIGLRLTVETAK